A section of the Apodemus sylvaticus chromosome 10, mApoSyl1.1, whole genome shotgun sequence genome encodes:
- the LOC127693868 gene encoding C-C motif chemokine 8-like, with amino-acid sequence MKIYTVLLCLLLIAVTVSPQEQTGPATPVTCCYSVTNRKIPLRMLQSYERITGTQCPREAVIFHTKRNRFICVNPAQKWVNEYMKILDQKSQILQP; translated from the exons ATGAAGATCTACACAGTGCTTCTGTGCCTGCTGCTCATAGCTGTCACTGTCAGCCCACAGGAGCAGACTGGGCCAG CTACTCCAGTCACCTGCTGCTATTCTGTAACAAATCGGAAGATCCCCCTTCGGATGCTACAGAGCTATGAGAGAATCACCGGTACCCAGTGTCCCAGGGAAGCTGTGAT CTTCCACACCAAGCGGAATAGGTTTATCTGTGTAAACCCTGCACAGAAGTGGGTCAATGAGTACATGAAGATCCTTGACCAGAAGTCTCAAATTCTGCAGCCTTGA